The segment GTGTAGCGGTCTCTCCCTGGCCCAGATGCAAAAACCTGCATCAAGAAAGTTCACATTaacacataataaaataagatgaaaaattaatatctagACCTATGCCGGAAGTGTCTATATCGATAagcaaaaatcaatattattaatacatgaATATATAAACACTTATCAGCTATGTGTGGGTATATCACTCGACAACGTCTTAAAAGTATAACGTGTGACTTGGTTTCACcttataatcaatatatttaattttatttatctttttttttaatttcatcaatttattaataattttgttgagctaatttttttttataatttaatcattgatAGTAGCTAGACATGCATTATGAATTATTACCAACCtgtttatacttttatttatattttaaaacttgaatgaCTATTTTAGCAGAGaatgttttattgaaaaaaaaaaaaaaaattgtctattATCAAGGACaaagaaatgataaattaaaaataaaaagaacaatgACAAGCTTTGAAATCACTCTTGCTCTCGTCCCACGCATGCAATTTCGCTATATAATATAATCCATGAcctaaaaaattcatgtattaCTTGTTGGAAGACAATACCAAGTGGGATGATTCGTAAAATATTGGagcaaacataaaaaaaaaaaaaaaagcaaataaaatttgatctaaaataaaagagaGTGACTTGATATACAGGGAGGTATGAAGaatggttaaaaaaaagtaaatgagaaaatgaacagaaaaaaaaaaaaaagtaaaataaagagAACAGAGAAAAAGCGACTGAGCGTGACGAGACAACGGAGATGAGGCTCTTGATGTAAAGAGTGGTATATAAAGTGAGGATATATGcggtgtatatatttttctctctgTGGCTCAACTGGCTTTCTATATACGAATTTTATAGAGTTGTGCTATGAGAGAAGAGACTCAGGCGGACTTTGGTGCAAAGGTCTTGACGCGCATTTTACCAACAAGAATAAAGAAGGCCAAGAGAAATTTAACGTGAAAATCAACAAGGCTTCTTTATGTATGCACCAAAGCGACTATCTTATTtccctttttatttaaatttattttgcatatatagtaaattattttattttattgtgtcaatcttattttgattaattttacaatttaaaaattcgaaaCACATATTgtacaatttatttgtttatattcaatttatttttttttatttttcaaccctGTTTTCAAACGGGACATTTACATTGTAAtcatatatattcttttgatgatttattttgaatttttttttttttaacggaAAATAATGggattttgttgttttattttttattgttgttatcgATTCGTATGTTATTTAGATTGTGACGAGGAATTGGTAATGACGAGTTATCAGATACGGTTGACAGAATTTAACTATCGAATCATTGGACTTTATTGGATTGATGGACCGAAACGTTCCCATAGATGATTCTTTTGcatattatttttgcttttatgtattttttttttgtttatattttgcatttttttaatttaattgggCTTTCCTCTTGTGGTCTGTAGACAAATATAAATGCATTGTTTGaatagtgatttttttttcaattctttcaagctttttttttgtagaaaaaataaaaaagcttcgggaaaaattttgaatttaaaaatatatttctactTGTTATTCGAGATTACTGCGACatctgttaataatttttttaacacactAGTTTTCTACATTACCGAgttgtttaaattgttttaaattttttaaattaactataaGTTGCATAGATTTTGTTACATCTTATCGAAACTtttacaaatgatttttaatattaaaaaattattaaaacaattttagttaaaaaaaaaaaaaattaaacaatgttttttaatattataaatttttatttaatgtttaaattatatttacagttttatttattttaatctatattcatttttcatatatatatttttttaatttcagaatAAAAAATGGCATTGAAAAACCTgaatgaaaatgaaagaaaattttttacacataaaattattattataaaattgtaatgaaaattataatgaagaTGCTTTAAACATTTCTTACATAcattcttaaaaattaataataacataaatgaacaaattatcaataattaaaaatataattaataattatttctatcattaaaaacctggtaaaaaaaaaaaaaaaaaaaaaaaattgtcacgATGATTggttttactaaaaatatggaatgtttgtttttttgttttttttttttcatacaataaaaaaaaaacagaataaaaacttttaaattcgatgaataaataacagttttatttttttgaaatctcAATCAAACTCAATCATCGCAACACTTAAAGCTTTTGTATGCCCCATTGaatgattaatcaaaaatgataatcaatttttttcatttttttttttgtacaaacaCTCAGCCTCTTTTTTTcctcatacaaaaaaaaaaaaaaaaaattattttaatgatctTTACAAGGCACTGCCTTCTATGgtattcttgaaaaatttataaattaaaaatatcaggtAATTAAACATATTGGCCTtcttaaaatttcaaaaaaaaaaaaaattcttttttttttttttaaatttttctaattgacaatataaaatgagataataattttttttcttcttggtattttcatcaatcaatatgtttatatacaaaacaaaataatgaaaaaaaaaaaaaaaaaaaaatgatttataaattcgaTGGTTTCATTGATCAATAATCAGTACCGTCTGTCGATCAAACAAATCTATCAACTACATaataatctataaataatatattttataaaaattttataaaatttttcaatcaatatcttataattaaaattattatctgtttaaaaatttttttatcattatttattattaattttcaaatgtataACGAGACTCTGAATGATGATTTGGTACACAATAACCACTGTAAGttttaatttctaaaagaCCAGCATATGATTTTGCTGGTAATGATCCAATATCTGTATGTCTTTTTGGACATCTAAGACCACTTGGACATTGACACAATGGTGATGCATTGACCTCTTCAATTTGTGAACTTTTTCTTTTACGAACAGTAAATAAACGACATGGTTCTTTGTGTTGACAACGTATtctctgcaaaaaaaaatacaaacaaatacaATTAACAATCAATTACCTAGCTAAacaatgttttaaataaatcaacttacACTTTGTGGTGAACATgcaaatgaataaacaaatcCTTGATTTCCTTCTGGTGATTGATGTGGTTGTCGTTTAACAAGATAAGGTACACTACCAGAACGACAACGACAATTAACTTTTTGTACTGTTGCATTACCAGGACCTCCACCTGGTGCCAATGTCCATGTTATATCCctaaatcaattaaaacttgttagtattttattttttaaatactcaaatgataaatgaatattttaaattatatttacttgaaataaCGACATGTTGTTAGTCTTTTAACTGGTTCACAAAGTTTGTATTGTCgtgttttatcaataattgtatAGCCATCATTTGAACCAAGACTGCTTGGACATGATTTACCACCTGGACATCTGCATTGTCTCTCCAGCCATGGTGTACCATAAAGATCAACCTTACTGCATACCTCACTTTTATCTGAACATTCTGGTAGCTCTTCTTCACTGTcctttaattaaattcagaaaaaaaaattaattagctatgattatttaacaaaaacacaagatagaattattttttttacaaatatttaaggaataaaaaattgtggataaaaaatataaaaaaaatatataataaataaataaaagaacaaGAACAAGACGAAAATTGTTCTGGTTTTTGTTCATCCACAACTTCCGGTCTAGTAAACAAAAACCACtgtaatttattctttaaaataaaaataaaatttgaatcaaGTCTTCGAGCCATgttacaaaaatatacatacacaaatacattatcatgtttatgtaattctttttttttttttttggatatttttaaataaaacacattttaaataaataaataataataataaatacatggtAGTATAGAAAATACGATGAACGTTATTTTCTAACGAACACCGGACACAATTCACCTGGACTTgatggtatttatttatttatttattatcattatggtttttttttttttatttatttttatttttaaaataaagaaaggaACGTAAACAGGATGTTTGTGGAGCGATAAAAAAGAAGGTACGCGTTCAGAGAATGGTTCAATAGGGGGGAAATACTTTGATTGAACAAAtcaagaaattgaaaattatatttttattataaatatatttgcattgaaaaattactaTCTTAAATATCCGACAATAGATCAAAATAATTTGCGACAATTAatctaattttgttttttaattttcactggaaaatttttttaatatataaattaattttaataattagagttgcgtaattataaataaataataaagttggGAGTCGGTTAACCTCAGTGATATGTAGTTTTAACAACtttctcaattttattatttaaaaaaaaattaaattattttacttgataattaattataattattctactgataaaaatgaaaaataaataattaaattttataaaatttttttatttattaaaaataattttcttaattggCATTTTATTGCTAAcataaatagtaattttttttaattaaacaatagtaaaattttcatttaaaaattttttttatttacgtaataatattgacaatatatttttaatattatattgaaaaaatacattgtgtcttttttctatgtagaaataaaaataatttgttttatttattttaataattgtatatactatatgaaaaaatatataaattatttttatttacgtaatataatattgttaatattgtgttaaaatatttatttatatatttttaatattatattgttaatatgtCTGTCAAACGTCACGCGCAATAGAGCATCTAGTTGCGGGTGAATGTATTTCATATTCAAGGATAAATGCCTTAAGGTATTTGTGGGTGGACTTGGGGTACCATTATAATTCACCACAACAAGACTGACTCAACTGATCAATAATTAGTACCCACATGAACATGtctatataattatcaataaataattaaacttgagaaaaaaaaaatcaaattaaactcttatgaaaaatacaaaaaaatttatattattcattttaaaaaaatcagagaattttttttttttttcctttttatctCAAGTAGGAAGTTGagtaatatacatttttttttttttttctttaatcaaagtacaatttattctttattttatttatatatattttttttttctcattgtcataaaataatacaaaaaaaaaattacaacaagcaagggaaaataattttttttttttttcttttttaatttttgttgggTTGAATTCCATAGAGCTTGGCAAATAATTTGTTTACCTGGAAACTCAAGGCTACCGGAAATCCATTAAGGGCCTGAAGATGACCTTTAGTGATTTtactccgaaaaaaaaaaaaaaaaagcaaataaaatataataatgagaaaATACACATCACGCAGAGACACATCTGTCTGAAACATgatttttcatacaaaaaatttcccaacattataaattactatagaaaatatatatgaaaaatttaaaactatttttctttcatattttcatcataaaagattttctattttttttttttaatttacattttcgtCATGgtgtaaatttgaaagaaaaaaaaaagagaaatctacatgatttttaaaatgaaattttaatttatagaaaaataatatttaaaagaaaaaaaaaaaaatatattcattcattGAATGTGCATTATTTTGTCAAgtttttcaatgaatataaaataaataaaaaaaaaaaagtaaaaagtaaaGAAAAGGGGATgcaaacaaatgataattttcatcTCTTGTTCGTGATGTTATAAGTGATGAGCAAATTAGTgtcaaagtttaaataataatgaataaataaataatgtttgaaTAGGGCTTTTTTACTGAGTTGAAATAGCGGAAGTCTACAACGAGAATAAACCGGATGTGCCCACTCCCCGTGTCACAATAGACACCAAGACCAACCACCAACCAGTTGATTCACTACGTCTAACTGTCTGTTCATATTTACATGTGATACAACTACCTTgatggtcaaaaaaaaaataaataaataaaaattctaaatattcACTATTTTTTCCACCTTTATCTTAACtttttcctcaattttttCCACACCCTAATTCGTCTTTCATGTATCTTATTTATGTACCTTtcccccttttttttctaacatttttttaaatgtttttacctGGTCCCCAACGGAAGTCAGAGTACTCCGATCATCGTAAGATAAATAtgccatcttttttttttttttttaaaacatttttatcttttatttatttatttatttatcttcttttttttatatgcttccatttatttttatttattccaaggagttttttaaaataaaattggtattttttttttcatttttttttcttctcaatgaaatttcatgtatattttttgtcgTGATGAATATATCAGGTGGTTAATGAGTAATACGTGGGtgaataaatgtaaataattggtgattaattaatatgattattttggTATGAGCACGTGCCTTTTGATTTACAAGTGATATTATGAGAATAATAAACAGCAAGCGAATGAAAGAcagagaatttaaaatttaaaaaaagattaaatttcTGTAGGCGAAATGAACCTCGAGGACTTTCCAATACTCAGCTTTcactcaaataaatatatatatccaagtGTTCTACTGATTTTATTTAAGTTCaatttttctatgaaattactatttttttttaattcatagaAATAATATCAGCTGTATATTTTCTTcgtagaaataaaattgttcgTCATTGATGATCAACTTGTTGATCGATGAACATTACActctattgattttttttttcttccatatTTGTATGCAAAGATTAACAATGCAACTCAATGAGGCAATCATTCTCATATGCTtgctcatatattttttttttttttttattgacgatCAAGTTGACTTGCCCTTTGACATTTCGACTATtcattatttatgaatacCCTGAATTTACTCtagcaatattatttttctattttatattctttgaataaattctgtcatctttttttaccttttttttttctattttattcaaaCCAGATAGCTtctggagtttttttttttttcattgttaaactGATGGATATCAACACTTGACTATTCAAAACCACTCGATCTCCTGCTGTGTTTAAAAAGCTTTTATCGTAATTCagtagcatttttttttttattacaatataaatatagaagaaaaaaagaaacgtGCCACTGATATATTTGACTTttctttgtatatttatatttttttttttctattaaatttatcaaattatcagtttgtttttttatttttttaattattatttttgttaattttaatcgtGTCATTATTCTTGTAAAAAACTGACACCGTAATTGATAGTGAATAACGAAGAAGATCACAgtccaatatatttttttttttttttctttatgaaaaataaatattatcctAATGTTAACTACACTTgcatgaataattattatttttattactcattattatcaatgagtttatgaaaaacaataggaaaaaaaaaatcatcatcttgaaaaaatattaaatacaatctCCTTGACTCActtgagtttatttttaaataaaaaaaaagtttcaggGGTCTCTTATCAAGAgtgcaaaaatataaattataaataatttttatttccgtttaattaattttaatataatcaacttgaaattaataattattatttaaaaattttaaccaaccaaaaaaaaaaaacaataaaaactgtgtcaatgaatatttgaaaatttgattattaatttgttattgaaaTTTGATATTCATTGGCATACGTgatgttaattattatcagtcaTAAATAGTGTCAATTGTACATTTTATTTGAcccaattttattatttataattttttttttttcatataacaaATGACTTAACAATAACGACAAATAGATCACGTAGTATTTGCCAAAAGCGAGGgatgtttttgttgttaaaaaattgaataaaaaaaaaggaaaaaaaattaggggGGTGTAGGGTGAGAGAGGATGAGTAGAATGATTCCATTGAGTGTAAAcgaattgaatttataaatttcaatacaaGGGTGTTTGtgtgaatgtaaaaaaaaaaaataataaaagtatgaatgaataaaattccCTGGATGAGGATGAATGAAAAACGAGCATACCAAtgtgtagtaaaaaaaataaaaaaaatatttatatatgtgctTATACCTATggaaatggaaaatataaaaaagctcTTAcgcaaaaatgaaaagaataaGCTAGCGTGCGCCATAATGTCGTTTTTACAATTTTGTGTGTATAGGTTTAACTGATGAAGGTGACAGAATTGAAACGGTGGCActgtgtaaataatttttaggataaaaaaatatatatatatttatataagaaTAATAGGGTGGCCGGAAGATGttctctttatatatttatttaaaaccacCCCAATATGATCCGGAAGTTCTCACGAGTCTCCAGCTTCTCCCACGAACCTACATATCCAATGTGAACATGACACCTGGTACTCGGTACACAGCATCAACAGCATCAGCCAACCGAAAGGATCAAGACCCCAGATGACCAAAATATAAACCCAAGaaaaagctatttttttttatccctctttttcttcatctaacaatttttttttttttttttcttcttttcttcattttttttttttacaacttccTTCTTAAATCAAACacatgttataaattttttttttttttttattgctctAATGACTAtctaaatatacattttcagttttttttttttcatttattctttGAGCAAAAAAAGcatgaaaattcaatgaaaaaaaaaaaaatgtagaaattaatttttttttttttttcataaattcgtgtgtcaatatttatatgtaattattgtatttttaatttcttgatgtcattgaaaatatctaagggtgattaaaaaaaaaaaaaatatgaaaaaaaaattgcaaccGGACGTTGCGCCGACGGACGCGGGCATTCTTCGTAGTCCCGTTGAAGTAAGAGGAAACGACGTATACAGAGGAATCTTAAACTCGATCGCAGGACGAACTTGTTATGAATGTTGCTTGGATATTGCCAATCCCACTACCTTGCAAACcctcatttattattttatttttataataatacaatttttttatttttttattgtattattaatgttttgtCTTTCTCTTTAGACATCAGTACATTTCTTCGTGATCATTACAACAATCGCGCGACAGGTATGTCGAGTGGGCGCCACTCTGTTCCAAGCATTATTGTGCCTCCAAGGTATCCAAGATATCCAAGGTACTCAAGGCTACTAGTACCTTTCaatgcttttatttatttatttattatatttttttttttcatacaagaAACATACCTGTCTTTCATTCcccaataattatattgtctcaattctttttttttttatttatttatttttttggagcaCATTGagtaactcaaaaaaaaaaaaaaaaaaaatattatgcagTTATAAATCAAGGCAGTCAAGTTGGTTTAATATTACCCCAAAATATCATTTACaaaattctaaatttactccaaaaaaaaaaaaaaaaaaaagagttcgaaaaaaaaaaaagctcgctGGGTAAATATTGACAGGAAATGCGCCGAGAGTTCAAGTTCAAgggcattattattattgtttataataaatatttttttttcgtgaatagatttacactttttttttattgtttagttATGCGCACAGCCGATGAGGAAGTTGCAAGCTTGGATTGGGTTGCACTTTCTCATGCAAAACACcctttgcattttttttttctttttaatttaaattttgattattattatttaatttattttatagtttataatttttaaatgatagataatgtatttttaaatgaaggaaatatttttctatatatttttgcgtgtgtgtgtgagtgtgtgtattttttaaaaaagactaAAAAAGGCGCGCGGTTGGCACTCGACCGGAAATTGGTCAACATTACTTGTTGATGCAGCGCGTGCACTTTTCCATTtacattaaattgttaattttttaaatgattattatattttaatatgttgtatttatatttatgataattttaaataaataaatataaatttaatgcttACCCCAATTTGATAAAGTACACGAGGCTCTTCATGTTtacgatgtttttttttatcatcaatgagATCAATTTCAATAGCTGAATCTTCAAATTCTTGTAGtgaatttatgtatttattttcatctaatgatacatattcatttaaatattcttcacCTGATTCATCTACTTCAACACCAAGTAAATTACCAAAACATTTTGGCAATGTTATTAGCAATAATGCCAACAAACCAAAAACATTGATAcacttcatttttattattttatatttcagttttttttaattttatatatcaatatattttcatttaacaaaatagcaataacataaataacaaTCAACACAcacgaataataattaacaaggtttttttttttcaaatttctaattattactatcgaaattatattaaaatcagTTCAGCGTGCCGTGACTTGTCATAACTTGTCTTCacatattattcaaaaatatgtcactctttttttttcttttgttactATTTTTCTAAACAATCATTTTAACACacacttttttaaaatccatTCTCGTTcagtgtatttaaaaaacctcaataattgtatcaaaatatttaacaattatttcgtaaaaaaaaacaagaaaatcttgtcaaattttttgttttcttttttaattatcaattaataatatattcaaattaataagcttttatattatttatcaaaattcaattgttgtttttttttttcgtttaaataaccaattgttaatgattttctagcagataaattttgatgaattccAACGTCAATCTTTAGTTGTTTTTGGtgctttaattaaattgattttttcaatataattacaagtattattgatgaaaataattgataataaataataataaaattaccaatgtataaataaataaattgtaagtGCCGGTTGTCGTAGAATGGCGCCCACGGTTTACACGAAGGTATGTCGTGATATGTTGTGGCTTGAACTGGACTCTTACACTCCAAGACCAGTCGGCAAAGCATGAATGGATACCCCCACTTGATTATTCTCTTTTTCTTAAACCCCTCCTCTATTTTTACCTCAGGCTCTTACCGGTCGACCAGTCTCTCTTGCGATctcgatttttttaaaaatttttctacataattttttctttttttttttactcctcCCTACTTCTTATCgagcaccaccaccaccatcatcatcattatcatcatcatcaacatcatcatctctGTTTTTCTTTGATTCTTTCACTCgtcttatcttttttaataatttttttatttatttatttctgttaAATCCTGTAATAACCCCTCCATCATCCACAAGAACAACAATTTTTCTCCcactatttttcatttaaaaaataatctttctCTGTTACAACTTCTGGATGCTGGattattttatctcttttaaatttcttgaatCCCTTCTTCttgattttcttatttttcatatattactAGTGGGGAAATGACGGTTTACCTTCCGTGCCTGTGgcagttttaataaaaaaaaaattattatt is part of the Aphidius gifuensis isolate YNYX2018 linkage group LG1, ASM1490517v1, whole genome shotgun sequence genome and harbors:
- the LOC122860314 gene encoding protein giant-lens, coding for MKCINVFGLLALLLITLPKCFGNLLGVEVDESGEEYLNEYVSLDENKYINSLQEFEDSAIEIDLIDDKKKHRKHEEPRVLYQIGDSEEELPECSDKSEVCSKVDLYGTPWLERQCRCPGGKSCPSSLGSNDGYTIIDKTRQYKLCEPVKRLTTCRYFKDITWTLAPGGGPGNATVQKVNCRCRSGSVPYLVKRQPHQSPEGNQGFVYSFACSPQSRIRCQHKEPCRLFTVRKRKSSQIEEVNASPLCQCPSGLRCPKRHTDIGSLPAKSYAGLLEIKTYSGYCVPNHHSESRYTFEN